From a single Callithrix jacchus isolate 240 chromosome 5, calJac240_pri, whole genome shotgun sequence genomic region:
- the ACE gene encoding angiotensin-converting enzyme isoform X4, whose amino-acid sequence MDQGWATAGLPSLLFLLLCYGNPLLIPSQVVTRQVTVTHGTSSQATTSSQTTTHKATASQTSAQSPNLVTDEAEARKFVEEYDRTSQVVWNEYAEANWNYNTNITRETSSVLLQKNMQIANYTLQYGTQARRFDVSHFQNTTIKRILKKVQDLERAALPAQELEEYNKILLDMETTYSVATVCHTNGSCLQLEPDLTNVMATSRKYEELLWAWKGWRDKAGRTILQFYPKYVEFINKAARLNGYVDAGDSWRSMYEMPSLEQDLERLFQQLQPLYLNLHAYVRRALHRHYGAQHINLEGPIPAHLLGNMWAQTWSNIYDLVVPFPSATLMDTTEAMLKQGWTPRRMFKEADDFFTSLGLLPVPPEFWNKSMLEKPTDGREVVCHASAWDFYNGKDFRIKQCTTVNLEDLVVAHHEMGHIQYFMQYKDLPVALRDGANPGFHEAIGDVLALSVSTPKHLHSLNLLSSEGDSFENNINFLMKMALEKIAFIPFSYLVDQWRWRVFDGSITKENYNQEWWSLRLKYQGLCPPVPRTQGDFDPGAKFHIPSSVPYIRYFVSFIIQFQFHEALCQVAGHTGPLHKCDIYQSKEAGQRLAAAMKLGFSQPWPEAMQLITGQPNMSASAMLSYFKPLLDWLRAENELHGEKLGWPQYNWTPNSARSEGPLRDSGRVSFLGLDLEPQQARVGQWLLLFLGIALLVATLGLSQRLFSIRHHSLRQPHHGPQFGSEVELRHS is encoded by the exons ATGGACCAAGGTTGGGCTACTgcaggacttcccagcctcctcttcctgctgctgTGCTACGGGAACCCCCTGCTGATCCCCAGCCAGGTGGTAACCAGACAAGTGACGGTCACCCATGGGACAAGCAGCCAGGCAACAACCAGCAGCCAGACAACCACCCACAAGGCGACAGCCAGCCAGACATCAGCCCAGAGCCCAA ACCTGGTGACCgatgaggctgaggccaggaagtTCGTGGAGGAATATGACCGCACATCCCAGGTGGTGTGGAACGAGTACGCCGAGGCCAACTGGAATTACAACACCAACATCACCAGAGAGACCAGCAGCGTTCTG CTGCAGAAGAACATGCAGATAGCCAACTACACGCTGCAGTACGGCACCCAGGCCAGGAGGTTTGATGTGAGCCACTTCCAGAACACCACTATCAAGCGGATCCTCAAGAAGGTTCAGGACCTAGAACGGGCAGCACTGcctgcccaggagctggaggag TACAACAAGATCCTGTTGGACATGGAAACCACCTACAGCGTGGCCACTGTTTGCCACACGAATGGCAGCTGCCTGCAGCTCGAGCCAG ATCTGACGAATGTGATGGCCACATCCCGGAAATACGAAGAACTGTTATGGGCGTGGAAGGGCTGGCGAGACAAGGCGGGGAGGACCATTCTCCAGTTTTACCCAAAATACGTGGAATTCATCAACAAGGCAGCCCGGCTCAATG GCTATGTAGATGCAGGGGACTCCTGGAGGTCTATGTATGAGATGCCATCCCTGGAGCAAGACCTGGAGCGGCTCTTCCAGCAGCTGCAGCCGCTCTACCTGAACCTGCACGCCTACGTGCGCCGGGCCCTGCACCGCCACTACGGGGCCCAGCACATCAACCTGGAGGGCCCCATCCCTGCTCACCTGCTGG GGAACATGTGGGCACAGACCTGGTCCAACATCTATGACTTGGTGGTGCCCTTCCCTTCAGCCACCTTGATGGACACCACGGAGGCCATGCTAAAGCAG GGCTGGACACCCAGGAGGATGTTTAAGGAGGCTGATGATTTCTTCACCTCCCTGGGGCTGCTGCCCGTGCCTCCTGAGTTCTGGAACAAGTCAATGCTGGAAAAGCCAACCGACGGGCGAGAGGTGGTCTGCCATGCCTCGGCCTGGGACTTCTACAACGGCAAGGACTTCCG GATCAAGCAGTGCACCACTGTGAACTTGGAGGACCTGGTGGTGGCCCACCACGAAATGGGCCACATCCAGTATTTCATGCAGTACAAAGACTTGCCCGTGGCCTTGAGGGACGGTGCCAACCCCGGCTTCCATGAGGCCATTGGGGATGTGCTAGCCCTCTCAGTATCTACACCCAAGCACCTGCACAGTCTCAACCTGCTGAGCAGCGAGGGTGACAGCTTTG AGAACAACATCAACTTTCTGATGAAGATGGCGCTGGAAAAGATTGCCTTCATCCCCTTCAGCTATCTCGTGGATCAGTGGCGCTGGAGGGTATTTGATGGAAGCATCaccaaggagaactacaaccaGGAGTGGTGGAGCCTCAG GCTGAAGTACCAGGGCCTCTGCCCCCCGGTGCCCAGGACTCAAGGTGACTTCGATCCAGGGGCCAAGTTCCACATTCCTTCTAGTGTGCCTTACATCAG GTACTTCGTCAGCTTCATCATCCAGTTCCAGTTCCACGAGGCCCTGTGCCAGGTGGCTGGCCACACAGGCCCCCTGCACAAGTGTGACATCTACCAGTCCAAGGAGGCCGGGCAGCGCCTGGC AGCCGCCATGAAGCTGGGCTTCAGTCAGCCGTGGCCGGAAGCCATGCAGCTGATCACAGGCCAGCCCAACATGAGCGCCTCGGCCATGCTGAGCTACTTCAAGCCGCTACTAGACTGGCTCCGTGCGGAGAATGAGCTGCACGGGGAGAAGCTGGGCTGGCCACAGTACAACTGGACACCCAACTCCG CTCGCTCAGAAGGTCCCCTCCGAGACAGCGGCCGCGTCAGCTTCCTAGGCCTGGACCTGGAGCCACAGCAGGCCCGGGTGGGCCAGTGGCTGCTGCTCTTCCTGGGCATCGCCCTGCTGGTGGCCACCCTAGGCCTCAGCCAGCGGCTCTTCAGCATCCGCCACCACAGCCTCCGCCAGCCCCACCACGGGCCCCAGTTTGGCTCTGAGGTAGAGCTGAGACACTCCTGA
- the ACE gene encoding angiotensin-converting enzyme isoform X5, with the protein MQIANYTLQYGTQARRFDVSHFQNTTIKRILKKVQDLERAALPAQELEEYNKILLDMETTYSVATVCHTNGSCLQLEPDLTNVMATSRKYEELLWAWKGWRDKAGRTILQFYPKYVEFINKAARLNGYVDAGDSWRSMYEMPSLEQDLERLFQQLQPLYLNLHAYVRRALHRHYGAQHINLEGPIPAHLLGNMWAQTWSNIYDLVVPFPSATLMDTTEAMLKQGWTPRRMFKEADDFFTSLGLLPVPPEFWNKSMLEKPTDGREVVCHASAWDFYNGKDFRIKQCTTVNLEDLVVAHHEMGHIQYFMQYKDLPVALRDGANPGFHEAIGDVLALSVSTPKHLHSLNLLSSEGDSFENNINFLMKMALEKIAFIPFSYLVDQWRWRVFDGSITKENYNQEWWSLRLKYQGLCPPVPRTQGDFDPGAKFHIPSSVPYIRYFVSFIIQFQFHEALCQVAGHTGPLHKCDIYQSKEAGQRLAAAMKLGFSQPWPEAMQLITGQPNMSASAMLSYFKPLLDWLRAENELHGEKLGWPQYNWTPNSARSEGPLRDSGRVSFLGLDLEPQQARVGQWLLLFLGIALLVATLGLSQRLFSIRHHSLRQPHHGPQFGSEVELRHS; encoded by the exons ATGCAGATAGCCAACTACACGCTGCAGTACGGCACCCAGGCCAGGAGGTTTGATGTGAGCCACTTCCAGAACACCACTATCAAGCGGATCCTCAAGAAGGTTCAGGACCTAGAACGGGCAGCACTGcctgcccaggagctggaggag TACAACAAGATCCTGTTGGACATGGAAACCACCTACAGCGTGGCCACTGTTTGCCACACGAATGGCAGCTGCCTGCAGCTCGAGCCAG ATCTGACGAATGTGATGGCCACATCCCGGAAATACGAAGAACTGTTATGGGCGTGGAAGGGCTGGCGAGACAAGGCGGGGAGGACCATTCTCCAGTTTTACCCAAAATACGTGGAATTCATCAACAAGGCAGCCCGGCTCAATG GCTATGTAGATGCAGGGGACTCCTGGAGGTCTATGTATGAGATGCCATCCCTGGAGCAAGACCTGGAGCGGCTCTTCCAGCAGCTGCAGCCGCTCTACCTGAACCTGCACGCCTACGTGCGCCGGGCCCTGCACCGCCACTACGGGGCCCAGCACATCAACCTGGAGGGCCCCATCCCTGCTCACCTGCTGG GGAACATGTGGGCACAGACCTGGTCCAACATCTATGACTTGGTGGTGCCCTTCCCTTCAGCCACCTTGATGGACACCACGGAGGCCATGCTAAAGCAG GGCTGGACACCCAGGAGGATGTTTAAGGAGGCTGATGATTTCTTCACCTCCCTGGGGCTGCTGCCCGTGCCTCCTGAGTTCTGGAACAAGTCAATGCTGGAAAAGCCAACCGACGGGCGAGAGGTGGTCTGCCATGCCTCGGCCTGGGACTTCTACAACGGCAAGGACTTCCG GATCAAGCAGTGCACCACTGTGAACTTGGAGGACCTGGTGGTGGCCCACCACGAAATGGGCCACATCCAGTATTTCATGCAGTACAAAGACTTGCCCGTGGCCTTGAGGGACGGTGCCAACCCCGGCTTCCATGAGGCCATTGGGGATGTGCTAGCCCTCTCAGTATCTACACCCAAGCACCTGCACAGTCTCAACCTGCTGAGCAGCGAGGGTGACAGCTTTG AGAACAACATCAACTTTCTGATGAAGATGGCGCTGGAAAAGATTGCCTTCATCCCCTTCAGCTATCTCGTGGATCAGTGGCGCTGGAGGGTATTTGATGGAAGCATCaccaaggagaactacaaccaGGAGTGGTGGAGCCTCAG GCTGAAGTACCAGGGCCTCTGCCCCCCGGTGCCCAGGACTCAAGGTGACTTCGATCCAGGGGCCAAGTTCCACATTCCTTCTAGTGTGCCTTACATCAG GTACTTCGTCAGCTTCATCATCCAGTTCCAGTTCCACGAGGCCCTGTGCCAGGTGGCTGGCCACACAGGCCCCCTGCACAAGTGTGACATCTACCAGTCCAAGGAGGCCGGGCAGCGCCTGGC AGCCGCCATGAAGCTGGGCTTCAGTCAGCCGTGGCCGGAAGCCATGCAGCTGATCACAGGCCAGCCCAACATGAGCGCCTCGGCCATGCTGAGCTACTTCAAGCCGCTACTAGACTGGCTCCGTGCGGAGAATGAGCTGCACGGGGAGAAGCTGGGCTGGCCACAGTACAACTGGACACCCAACTCCG CTCGCTCAGAAGGTCCCCTCCGAGACAGCGGCCGCGTCAGCTTCCTAGGCCTGGACCTGGAGCCACAGCAGGCCCGGGTGGGCCAGTGGCTGCTGCTCTTCCTGGGCATCGCCCTGCTGGTGGCCACCCTAGGCCTCAGCCAGCGGCTCTTCAGCATCCGCCACCACAGCCTCCGCCAGCCCCACCACGGGCCCCAGTTTGGCTCTGAGGTAGAGCTGAGACACTCCTGA